The DNA segment ACGTCTCTAGTTCTGGACTAGGGTGAGGTAGGTTGATTTGCGACTGATGAAAATCTTGGTTCCTTTGAAGCGAGTGCCGGATCCCGACACCAGGATCCGGGTGAAATCCGACGGCTCGGGCATCGAGACCGATGGCGTGAAGTTTTCGGTCAATCCGTTCGACGCCATTGCCGTGGAGGAAGCGCTGCGGCTGAAGGAGAAGCTGGGCGAGGCGGAGGTGGTCGTGGTCACCCTGGGCGGGGATGAATGCGTGGAGCAGCTGCGCGTCGGCTTGGCCATGGGGGCGGATCGGGCCCTGCGGGTTCCCCTGGCAGCGGAACTGGATCCGCTCGGCATCGCCAAGGTCCTGGCGGCGGTATATCGGCGCGAGAAGCCTGACTT comes from the Verrucomicrobiales bacterium genome and includes:
- a CDS encoding electron transfer flavoprotein subunit beta/FixA family protein — its product is MKILVPLKRVPDPDTRIRVKSDGSGIETDGVKFSVNPFDAIAVEEALRLKEKLGEAEVVVVTLGGDECVEQLRVGLAMGADRALRVPLAAELDPLGIAKVLAAVYRREKPD